One region of Flavobacterium sp. GSB-24 genomic DNA includes:
- a CDS encoding T9SS type A sorting domain-containing protein gives MKKNLLLLVVFLMTAQLWAQSLTITEASGWLETAFVKWQPVSGAQSYNVYYTGNGFTDKKIDDQLIRSYGSYFRADIPGLKAGTYTVKVKPVVNGTEGTGATTGNLAVTAHDRNGFAFEGGRVPGGYKADGTPKDNAVILYITQNTKNTISMNITGASTNPCIGLQNILYAIKKGKDTRPFIIRLIGNITDMTVMEGGDVVIENANNASSYVTFEGIGNDAVANGWGVRLKSASNIEVNNLGFMNCNSTAGDNVGMQQDNDHVWVHNCDLFYGNAGSDADQIKGDGALDNKTSTYITLSYNHFWDNGKASLLGLSEGTTSGLYITYHHNWFDHSDSRHPRVRYYSAHIYNNYFDGVAKYGSGSTLGSSLFVEGNYFRNSKHPMLTSLQGTDIWDEANQVNNAGTMGTFSGEAGGSIKAFNNTFDASNGTNNMRFVAYNDPNPLYNIAGKISSTTDFDAYVATTRGEVVSSSVKSKSGANTYNNFDTDAALYVKNLVIDQPSTAKTKTTQYAGRVSGGDLQWVFNNATDDTSSLVITALKTALTNYTGTLVSVQGEGNPPAGTQTLTLTSSANNNQTVVSGSAISSIVFTWGGDATDATVTGLPASGLTFVKNTTAKTITITGTPTATVSYSIATSGTSGSPATGSGTITVTAAGNQTLTSSGNNSQTVASGTAISTIVFTWGGNATDAAVTGIPASGLSFVKNTTAKTITITGTPTANISYSVTTSGTAGSPVTASGTITVSTGSSGSEIHNFTTSGKTSSFYAITGNMNSTPGSVTYNGLTLTERLKIESSTTINYTTTSTSTLTLVFDSNFTGTIKVDNVSYTASAGIITASIAAGSHTITKGSVANLFYISTVYGGSTLKVAPASDALVAESTNSKIILYPNPVSSTLYLSDPNQKVEKVIIYNISGNLVITSGKQTESIDTSSLIPGTYLAKIYTTDGSFNQTLLKK, from the coding sequence TAGAAACAGCATTTGTTAAATGGCAGCCTGTTAGTGGTGCGCAGTCTTACAATGTTTATTACACCGGAAACGGATTTACAGACAAAAAAATAGACGATCAGCTTATTAGAAGTTATGGATCTTACTTTCGTGCTGATATTCCAGGCTTGAAAGCTGGGACTTATACTGTAAAAGTAAAACCTGTCGTAAATGGGACAGAAGGAACTGGAGCTACTACAGGTAATTTAGCTGTTACTGCTCACGATAGAAATGGATTTGCTTTTGAAGGTGGCCGTGTTCCCGGCGGATACAAAGCTGACGGTACTCCGAAGGATAATGCCGTTATTCTTTACATTACACAAAATACCAAAAACACGATTTCAATGAATATTACTGGAGCAAGTACAAATCCTTGCATTGGTTTACAAAATATTCTTTATGCGATTAAGAAAGGAAAAGACACTCGTCCGTTTATCATTCGTTTGATCGGAAATATTACTGATATGACTGTTATGGAAGGTGGCGATGTTGTAATTGAAAATGCTAACAATGCTTCAAGTTATGTAACTTTTGAAGGAATTGGTAATGATGCTGTAGCTAATGGATGGGGAGTTCGTTTAAAATCGGCATCCAACATTGAAGTGAATAATCTTGGTTTCATGAATTGCAACAGTACAGCTGGAGATAATGTTGGAATGCAGCAAGATAATGATCATGTCTGGGTTCACAATTGTGATTTATTTTATGGAAATGCAGGAAGTGATGCCGATCAAATAAAAGGAGATGGCGCATTAGACAATAAAACTTCAACTTATATTACATTGTCTTACAATCACTTTTGGGATAATGGAAAAGCCAGTCTTTTAGGATTAAGTGAAGGAACAACATCTGGTTTGTACATAACATATCATCACAACTGGTTCGATCATTCTGATTCTCGTCATCCAAGAGTACGTTATTATTCTGCTCACATTTATAACAATTATTTTGATGGGGTTGCAAAATATGGCTCAGGATCTACATTGGGATCTTCCTTATTTGTAGAAGGAAATTATTTTAGAAATAGTAAACATCCAATGTTGACTTCTCTTCAAGGAACTGATATTTGGGATGAAGCCAATCAGGTAAACAACGCTGGTACAATGGGGACATTTTCTGGCGAAGCTGGAGGAAGTATTAAAGCTTTCAACAATACTTTCGATGCTTCAAATGGAACAAACAATATGCGTTTCGTAGCTTACAATGATCCAAATCCTTTATACAATATAGCAGGAAAAATCAGCTCTACAACAGATTTTGATGCTTACGTAGCTACAACAAGAGGTGAAGTTGTAAGCAGTTCTGTGAAATCTAAATCGGGAGCGAATACCTATAATAATTTTGATACTGATGCTGCTTTATACGTGAAAAACCTTGTAATCGATCAGCCATCAACAGCAAAAACGAAAACAACGCAATATGCCGGACGTGTTTCGGGAGGTGATTTACAGTGGGTATTTAATAATGCAACTGACGATACTTCATCATTAGTAATTACTGCATTAAAAACGGCACTGACAAATTATACAGGGACTTTAGTTTCGGTACAAGGAGAAGGTAATCCGCCTGCAGGAACTCAGACTTTAACATTAACTTCATCTGCAAATAATAATCAAACTGTCGTAAGTGGTTCAGCGATAAGTTCAATTGTTTTTACTTGGGGCGGTGATGCAACAGATGCAACTGTAACAGGATTACCAGCTTCTGGATTAACTTTTGTAAAAAATACAACTGCAAAAACAATAACTATTACTGGTACACCAACTGCAACTGTTTCTTACTCAATTGCAACTTCTGGAACTAGCGGCTCGCCAGCAACTGGATCTGGAACTATAACCGTGACTGCGGCAGGAAACCAAACTTTAACTTCTTCTGGAAACAATAGTCAAACTGTCGCTTCTGGAACCGCAATTAGCACAATCGTATTTACTTGGGGTGGAAATGCCACAGACGCAGCCGTTACTGGAATACCAGCTTCTGGATTAAGCTTTGTAAAAAACACAACCGCAAAAACAATAACTATTACAGGAACACCAACAGCAAATATATCGTATTCTGTAACGACTTCTGGAACAGCAGGATCTCCAGTAACAGCATCTGGAACGATTACTGTTTCGACAGGTTCTTCTGGAAGTGAAATTCATAACTTTACTACATCTGGAAAAACGAGTTCATTTTATGCAATTACAGGAAATATGAATTCTACACCTGGATCTGTAACCTATAACGGTTTAACATTAACAGAGCGTTTAAAAATAGAATCTAGTACTACTATCAACTATACAACTACAAGTACATCTACATTAACTTTGGTTTTTGACTCCAATTTTACTGGAACAATTAAAGTAGATAATGTTTCTTATACTGCATCGGCAGGTATTATAACAGCATCAATCGCTGCAGGTTCACATACTATAACAAAAGGTTCTGTTGCAAATTTGTTTTACATCAGTACAGTTTATGGAGGCAGTACATTAAAAGTTGCACCAGCAAGCGATGCTTTAGTAGCTGAAAGCACTAATTCGAAAATAATATTATATCCAAATCCAGTTTCAAGTACTTTATATTTGTCAGATCCAAATCAAAAAGTCGAGAAAGTTATTATTTATAATATTTCTGGAAATTTAGTTATTACCTCTGGAAAACAAACTGAAAGTATTGATACAAGCAGTTTAATTCCTGGAACTTATCTAGCCAAAATTTACACAACCGACGGTTCATTTAATCAAACACTATTAAAAAAATAA